The Branchiostoma lanceolatum isolate klBraLanc5 chromosome 12, klBraLanc5.hap2, whole genome shotgun sequence DNA segment ATCCCCAGAACTGGTTTCTGGTGTCACTGGCATCTAGTGACCTATTGGTAAGTAATGTCTTCTCCCTTTGGCCATGttgatgatttgattatatggatggcattgcGCGCGcctcaattttcgtccgtttccacaacacACCCACAAAGCTCGGCGTACAAAGCAGCTGAGAAATTAACAAATGTATAAATAAGTTACCAAAAAATATCGGATTCTTATGTCGTAGAAggccaaagtaaaaaaagatgagaaaaaaaccaaaatgaagaatctatcatgcggtataccatactctttgtgtttattcatttgttcaacctacttaaatttcataatttttgacaaactttttattatcataagcgtactcgcatcagttttggggttcccagaggatgtcatccatgtagtCAAGTCATCCTGGCATTATGTTCCAAAATCAATATGACAACACTATTCTGACTATACACAACATCTCACCCCCTCAGGAAGACAGCATTTTGTTTACTGTTTTGTTCATTATGTACAAAGTCCTGTCGTGAGGTGCAAATAACACATTCTCGAAGCAGAGGTTATGTAAGGGAACCAGTGTACAAAGCCGTAGTGGCCGCGATTTGTTCGCTCGCCTCCCTCCAAGAGGACGGAAGACATCGCTACCACTACGGCCTTGTGGCCGAACAAGCCATCGAGATTGAATGAAGGCTttgctttgacttgacttgtctaCAACCCCCGACCATAACCTCTgcttgtggggtcgtgtggtgtaTAACGGTAGgttgttcggcccagaacccaacggtcccgggttcgaatcccctgacgccaccgatcttctTACGGTGCCCTTGGAATCGAAAGGTACTTCGCGAGGCTtccctcactctacccaggtgtagaaattggTATATTGTTCTTTGTACGTGACACTGTTGacataagttatgaaaaacttgagtgcagtgccatgtcgtccttgtctgtccaaacgcgaaatgaaaaaaacaacaactaacaCTACCTCTGCTttccacctctgcttggaaaatacaaACAACATCAATGCATTGATGATGGGCGTTAAAagagttaaagtcctccccgcaccagatcagacggtgcataaggcggcgcccatttccgtttcggcagccctgggccacacaactttgtgcaagtccaCTTTgtgctagtccactggtagtggtgtgtgtttaactaccatatcCCATATGcacactctttcccaaatgctgagtgctaagcagagaaagcagtatgtaccatttttagagtctttggtatgacccggtcgggtttcgaactcacgacctaccgtatgcaaggcgaacactcggccattgcaccggttattGATGGGCGTAACCGTCCCTTATTGCAGGTCGGGACGCTCATCATGCCGTTCTCGCTGGCCTATGAGCTGATGGGTTACTGGGCGTTCGGGCCGGTGTGGTGTGAGATCTGGCTGGCCATGGACGTGTTCGCCTGTACCGCCTCCATCTTCAATCTGTGTCTCATCGCGCTGGAGCGGTACCGCTGCGTCGTCAACCCAACTGCTTACAGCAGGTACTTGCCCTAGGAAAAATATGTTGTGTATCCGGGGGTTGCCCGACCGAACTTAGCAAAAACCTACCGACCCTTACCTGCATCTAACATtggcaagggacatgaaatgTACTGATGTAGGAATTTGTAGTAAATATTGTACTTCTTCGCTCAGTTTATTAATATATTCGTGCTTGTCAAGTACATATTTGTGATGCTGACAATACCAGCCCATCATGCATTTCAATTTTAACATCACTAAGATGTAATTGCAGGATCACCACGGCTTTATTCCCACCGTCTTGTTGGTTCGAATTGGTCGGTTCGAAGTACTCAGTCCACACGGATGTTTTGCTTGTTTCCCGTAGCCCGACGATCAACCGCCGCCAGGGGTTCCTGATCGCAGGAGCGTACATCACCGCTGCTGTCATCTCCCTCCCCCCGCTGTTCGGCTGGGCTGAGCCCCGGGAGCAGGACGATGCCCTCCCGATGTGTCCGCTACAGCAGTCCCTCGGCTACGTCGCCTTCTCGGCCACTTTCAGCTTCTACATCCCGCTCATCGTCATGGTGACTGCCTACATCTGTCTGATCGTCGCTTCACGGGCGCACCTCAAAAGGAAGCTCAACAACCTCCCCCAACCAAATCCGATCACTTCTCACCAAATACATCCCAAGCCATCTTCAAAGATATTAAAGACGATAGATGATGGTCACATCCCTCTGAAGGTGATCCGCTCCAACGTAACCGTCACGGATTCACGCCCCCGTACCCCAGATCACAGCCAAACCACACCGTTCAGCAAGCCAGGTGACAAGAGAAACACGAACTGGCACCGCGAGACCACGACAGCTACAacaacaattacatgtaccactGACAGAAACCGAGGGGAAAGCAGTGATTCTGTGGATCAGGATTCCGCAGACATCTCCAAAGAGAATGGTGACGGAAAGCAGTCCAAAGTGTCGGTACAACAACAGCTCCCCGTACGGCGTGATGTCGTGGCGGAAGACAGCTCCTTGCAGGTACAGACCAAGAACATGTTTATCAAAGCCTTGCAGCGAGTCGGCACCAATATAGAACTACAGTCCTACAGAAACCGGAAGGGGGAGCCAGGTTCCTGTCCAGGTCGGGTGAGGATGAAGATGCTGCAGGCCAGGGAGCGGCGGTTCACTCTGATCATCGGGCTCGTCATGGGGGCGTTCATCGTGTGCTGGTACCCATTCTTCCAGCTCTACCCCATCGTGGTCACCTGCGAGTCGTGCAACGTGCCCGAAGTCGTCTTCAAGTTCTTCTTCTGGATTGGGTACTGCAACAGCGCGGCCAACCCGATCATCTACACCATCTTTAACAAGGACTTCCGGAGCGCCTTTCTGAGAATCATCACGTGTGGTTTCCGCAAACAACGCGCACGTGGCGTCAGGTAGAGGGCGGGGGACCGGGAGTAAAGAGCGTAAGGACCGCCCACTCCTTCACAGAACTCCCGGAGATCCCGGCACACACCCTCCTCCAGCAGGCTTGAATCGCTCGGCAACAAAGCCTCGTGGACAGGGTGTTCGggccagaacccagcggtcccgggttcaaatccccctcacgccaccgatgttgtgcccttgggaaaggcactttacacgactttcctcaccccacccttggtatattgttctctgtgcGTGCcattgttaaaataagttatgaaaaacttgagtgctgcagtgccacgtcgtccttgtctgtcaaaatcAAAAGCGAAGTAGAATATGTGTCTCCCAGAATCAGTGTCTTTGTTGCCGAGCGATTCAAGCCTACTGGAGGAAGGTGCCAGTACCCAACAACCAACCGACAGCTTGGCACAAACAATAAACGGCATCACATCAATACGTTTCAattcaaaatttggaggtacgtgtttgttacctttaaaatatgtcactgattgaagaatattctagtaactgtttCAAGTATTCCACAGTaggaatgaatagataaaaacatAACTGATTATGTAAGTTCAGTGCAATTGTTTGTGTGTGACGTTGACTATACACTGTCCACTTGTCAATATTGTCGACGGCGCGTTTAAATGTACAGAGGGAAATACAATTAAATGATATCTTAACATACTCGCGATTGTAAAAACGTTGCATGCATACGTTAACGTGAAAATGTACTTATAATAGAAGATAGTGTATTAATATCAAAGTTTACATAAAAAATAGGCTCCAGCTCTATTGTATATCAAGATGAtctactagagtccattccaagtcaccgcgagggttgttattgtcattatttagaactattttcaagttagtgttattatttgtgtaagagatttgatacttttgaaatattttgaatgtgatttcaactttataaatatttcttacgttttctaaaacttaagaaatattcatgatgtagaatatgatatttacaatggtttctaaataatggtaacagcattctaccattatttacaattatttacaatttcttaccattttctaccattatttgtaacatctctataaataggtcagagggctgggaagaaagtaattcacacatccttgctaagtttagggaagaatgctttccacaaaggaccgtgcggtgtcctgcagtgaagtctgaagatgtacaaaggcagacagaagggccggattagcacctacttttatgggggcaatcaccattctactattgttaaccattttctacctttttttgtaaatatttctaaaagttagataatcacatagatgtttggaaataattacaaataaagaggtttttgtgcagttactttcaaaatatttctaaattatgtaatcaaattcaaataaattcatatttttgtatttgatcttttagaaaaatttagaactattgtcagtcagatattcttttattagaaatttttcaaaatgatgacaaatattattataaaaccctcgtggtgactcggaatggactctatttcACGCCAACAATTCCTGTTATAAGGTTACATTGGCGCATTTATTCAGGTAACATCTGTTGAATGAATCCATGATTGAttggaaaaagaaaattcaccacaaaaacttgaatatgatcaTGACTTAACCTTATCAATCTGTAGCAGATATTCTTTCAATTGTAATATTCTGTATGAAAGAAGATGACATAATCTAtatatttgtaaaaatgcaTCTAATGATTTCTGTTCTGCAAACTAAAAGTACAAATCAAAACTACATAACATGTGCTCGTCAATAACATATGTAACAGATTTTATTAATTCGATACATACGTGTGTATAAACAAGGCACTGGTCATAATACGATTCAAACACACTCTAACTTGTTTCTAAAATCATCTTTGTATATATTAATATTACGTGAAATCCTTGTTCGCGTTCAAGTATTGTATTGGATAGCTACTtttcaaatgtaacatttgaGGTATTTCTAAGTATGTAGTTGTAAGTTATTTCAGTGTTGAGATCTTGACCGTAGGTACCGGTTGTTGTAAGACTTGGAATTAGTAAGGAAACTTTTATTTCTTCATCTCACTTTAATGTAGACCTTTCCACTTGATCAATATGTGTACACTGTCACGTTATGTTAATTTTGTGGCGTGGTTGAAGAATAAATTAAGAAATCAGTGATACAGTTGTTGTCATGCCTTTTTCCTGCGTTCATTGTCGATACATTTCACAAATATTGAGCTTACATCACTTCGGAATACAATTCTAAGTTAATTTAAGAGTTGACAATGAAGTTAAGATGTGTTGTCACATTCGAATAAAATTTCTTTGGTGGTAGGATCGTCAGCGATATTAATATAACATAAGTTATAGAACTGACGTAGACAATAAtctgctactctccaagcagaggttgtgttTCGGCTTGGTTttgacgtttttgtcgggctttctattttgtcacggtttctttCAAGTTGGCGGCCGaaagaaaccgtgacaaaatagaaagcccgacaaaaacgcccaaaATGACGTCAAAAATAAGCCGAACCCAATCACTGCTTGTAGAGTAAGGAACTACCACAACATTAATATTGCCGTCAGCGCTACCCCGAAAAGTAAACGTCGGCGGTCCTAGAAGGCAATGTAAATGAGACAAGCTAACCATAGCGTGTCAAGGAAGTGACGATACtcatttcaaaacaaacgtTTTACCGGATCTGCTCAACAGAACCAGTTAGAGTCGAAAAGTCGTAATAAAATTGCACAGCATCAGTGTAGCCTAACCCTTTTAAATACCCCGCCTTTGGCACTAGGCCAATTTCCTTAAATCCTAGACCACGCCAGATCTTCAAAGATGCCTCGTTATTTACATACACTAAGTTAAAGAAAGACGCCTTATATCCAAGATCCCTTGCAATGTACAGGAAGTATTCGGCCATCCTTTTGCCAAGGCCCAGCCCCCTTGCGGTCTCCTTCACTATAAAACCACCGTTACATATATGAGAGGATCTGCCGGGAAAGTTGGGTTTGACGTAGAATGCTCCAAGAACTTCTTCTGTCTCAGTGGCATCCCTGGCAACGAAGACGTCGTGAGAGAGATAGTAGTCGCGGAAGTCTTGAACAGACTCCATCTTTTCCTGAGGATAGTTCTGGCCGTCTTCAACAATCTTCTTGAAGATGTGGAAGAGCTGTTGTTCGTCCTGCTCTCTGTAGTTGTCCAGAGTGACCTGCCTACCGCCCCGGAGGGTCATCAGTAATGGAAGGTAAGGAAGGCGCTGGGAGGAACTCGTGGGTTTTATAACGTAGCAACTCATTCTGGTGATACTGTGGTCTTTCAATGTTCTGCAAGATACAGAAATGCCTAAGTGTTAATATCAAAGTAAAACAGGAATGCCAACTTGCGGGCAGTTTGCACTATATGACACGAACAAgttaagcccattcacggttgccactacgcatgtgcaatgtcaaaggtaaaggcccccgagacgtaaacaaaacccgtctgggcgtggttatgcaaatctagacaatgtcgagacgagaactgtttacaagccaggggccttcacctttgacactacacatgcgtagtcggaaccgtgaatgggcttatacgTGAGACCATGTCTTAATTGGGGCTGCCATGTTAAGAAGTGTTTTGTTATTAACCCCCCCGGCCCATTTCGGCGTGGTTTTTTAGTCCTCGGCCAACTGCATGAGGACAATAAGTCGGAAAAATACTTGCCTCTTGGACCTCGGCGGTGATAAAAACTTCTTTTATTCCGTTGGCAGTAACTCGCTCAATGGTATCGCCAAGAATATGGAGAAACAGTTGAATCTGTCGACCCCTGGTTCCGATACAGGTAAGACAACCATTACGTAAAGACAAGATACGATCTGCTTCCGGGTCAGACCACGGTGTGGGGTCCAGGTCAAATTAAGTGGGTCACAGCAactttcaagcagatgttaggaagGAGGATCGTAGCCTGACGAAATGACGCTCTTCTAGTAGCCCCCGGTCAGGCTCCACTAGGGGGCCAATCAGTCACTGGCAGCAAGAGATTGTGTATCATCTCATTTTAGTCACAAAAAATttatttaaagctttgtgtcAAATTCAACATGGACTATTAAAAAGATCCTATTTAAAAAGGGTCCTAGCACCCAGAGGATCCTTAGCACCtggagaccacgtctagcgatatgaTAGATGAGGATAACGACAAAAACAAccgcaaaaacaacaacaacacaatttTGTTCGGACGTAGGGCTGCGTTTCTATGGCTTCTGCCGCGCAAGAGAGAAACCACTCCCTCCTGAACATAGCCACTGGACCGCAAGAGAGCGCTTCTTCACTCTCACACCATGGCCAACTGTAGTCGACCGTGTCAAACAGGTGTATGGTCGGAAACGCTGACACTACCCGTGCATTTCATCCTCTTTCACGCCTAGGTCAATCTTGAAGAAAATGCTTGAAGGGATCCGGAACATTTTCCGACTGCTCCGTTTTTCCGACTCACAGTCCTTAGCACAACTTAGGTACATCCTCATTACTTCGACAAAGgctacctactggctgaacctcaaggtgaatattcaaggtgaatattagTTACCCGTCCGAAACTATGACGAGCCAGACACTTTTAAGATCTGGAGAACTGTGTCAGAAGGTCAGAAAACATGACGATCTACCTCCcaacatctaacgttactaATAATCTAAGTAATGTGCTTGTCATTACTAAATCTATCAGTAATATCAGGTGTCACTCTAAGCCCGGGGTGTTGCATGGCGTCATGATACTTTTCAAGGCTGTAGTTCACCTGCAGACCGCGAGGAGTGCCGCTTCGATACCTCTGCATTTTCAGACCTGCAAAGTTAACTGATTGCCTGATATAAGTGTTTCTCAGACATTGGTGCCAAAATGTTTCATAGGCTGTAGGCAAAACTCCAACAGGACAGGAAAAGCGGAAGACAATAGAATGAATAGATGCATATTTtgcatacgccaaaaatacttactcaaggaactggataacattttgaaacagtcaaggttttgtcttgaattaattttcttttgaagactacgccaagacatcctaaattgtcataacatatctattctctcactctctattcagagttttggtattaATCTGGTTTCCCAGCCCTATCgttggtcactgacgaaagacagcggatgctgtctgaaacgtctgactgtttcaaaattttatccagttgcttaactatttttggcgtatcttactacctggatgtctaaccttcatcaacatattttgcatgtttttatgATTCTAGGTTCACAATGCGGAAAGGTTTAGACGTCACAAGTCTTACAAATTTTGTGCCTGTTTTAGTAGTTCAGTCTTCGATCGCTAATTACACAGTTAACGCCTGGGGTACTTGTACCTAGTACCTACCATGTTATTGTCACGCCAAGGGCACGACACAATGAACGGACCGTGTAGTCCTACATGGGCCGTTCGTAGTGTCGTGCCCTTGGCGTGACAATAACATGGCGGGTAGAAGTACCCCAGGCGTTAACTGTGTAATTAGCGATGAGAAGGACATGTACAGTGGTGGTGTCATTCTACTTTTGAACAAGAGagatgaaaaaagaaaagactTGAAGGAAGTTCATCAGCAGAACATTTCTCCCTGAAATATGTCtgcacatgtatgtttatgagAGAgaaggggggagagagagagagagagagagagggagagagagagagagagagagagagagagagagagagagagaaagaaagagagagggaaggagaTGACCATGAATGCTTTCAAACTGTGATCTGGATAATCTATCAATTGTTTGATCAAACGTTGCCTTGAAAGAACTAGTCTAACCTACGCGTGGCGTGAAGTAAACATCGATGAGATCTAGTCTAGATGACATACTTTTCCACCAAGGACATTGTTTTCACCAACTGCATTgctagcacccccttatcccatcaatttactagtaagagatttttagatatctctCAAGACAAGAGGTTTTTAGATATCGCttaagtaaattaatgggaAAAAGAGGtgctatcccattaatttactggTAAGAGATTTCAAAGATTATAATTTCTCCTTGTGGTGAATTAATGGGATAGAGGGGtgctatcccattaatttactagtaagaggttTCAAAAATGGTAAAATAGTGAAATTATGTGATACGTTTGTGACAGACGTTATAACGTGCAAAAGTAGTTATCATGGATTTAAATTGAAACacttttttggaataaaaaaatGGGATAAATAGTTTGAGCTGCATTGCTGTATTGTTACCCATTGATCCAAAGAAAATGCGTGCAATCGCTCTGTCTCGACGCAAGTTGCCTTATTTAAGCGGAGCATATGATTGATTAAATCAACTGTAAATTGTTCGTACACACAACGGCTAGAAAaaagatatactagtaactgttaTGAATGCTGGTACTATCTTAGAGCAACTTGAATGAGGACAAGAAAATCTTGCTAACTTATTAAGAACATGGCTAAATCACGTAGCTTCGCTTTGCAAAATAGTCCCCCGAAATACACCCCCATATTTCAATCCGAGAAAGGCTTGTTGATATTTTGACCCGATGTTTTGAGaatacacaaatacacagacttgcactcacactcacactcacaaataaaagacaaacaagcaaacaaaaacacggCAAATTTATGGCGATGACCTTCTGAACCTCTAATCGTCTAATGACGTCGGGACCCAAACTGCTGCAGGACAAGTAACATGGGCATGTTGTCAGTACCTTTTATCGGGAAACGTCCCGATTAGATCATTAAACCTTGAGTTATACTTTCCAGATCATGACTTATTTGAATTATGAACCGTTTCGTTTCCTTACACGAATATCGAATATCGTTGTGCTACTTTAGTCTTGAACGAGGACAAAGGACGTCGATTGAGAGAAACGTCACTATAAACGCGGGTTGTGATTCACGATACAAACATTACCTTCATGGAATAAACCtcacctattctccaagcagaggtttcgatggggaggggggtgtcccGAAGAAGTGGCCGGgaagtggccgggatttttaacgctgccctccctCGTCGGCACAGAGGCGGCGCGCGGCAGGAAATTTCGTATGGGAAGAGATATTTCTGACAATTAAAATGTTACCTGTAGGCAAAATCCAACAGGATAGGGAAAGCAGAAGACAACACTAACAGATGCATACGTTACTGAAGGTTAGAtgcacattttgtatgtttttgtgtttccagattcaCGTTGCGGACAGGTTTAGATAGCACAAGTCTCGGTGCCTGTGTCAGTTCAGTCTCCGGCATGGGAGTATTagaagtagtctctaccagactaaccacgccggctatagggagaatattcaggggagtttggccatcggAGAGATTCATTCGCACGCGGGCGAAATGgctcttcaccgtggactgactgaCTGGCTAATAATTCCTTTTTCTGCAAAATTCTACGATCTGTAcacccgtaggagggcctggtgtaGGCTAATTACAAGTCAGTTCATAGTGTCGTGCCCATGCCGTGATAAGAACTGGATGGGCGGATAGAAGTACCCCAGGCGTTTACGGTGTATTTAGCGATCAGAAGGTCAAAGCACGGCCATTCTTCAATAGTGGAGAACACGTTGTGTCACTGTCAAACTGAGAGATTATTCAACAGAGCATGagacagaccaaggaggttttggacAGACTAATACATGCATTGTTCCCTTAATGTGTGTCATACATGTACGGCGGTGTTGTTATTCTACTattgaaagagagaaagagacagatTGAAAGAGAAAAGACTTGAAGGAAGATGAACAGAACGTTTCTcacacatgtatgtgtatgggagagagagagaaagagagagagagagagagagagagagagagaaagagaaggaaATGACCATGATTTTAAACTGTCATTTGGGTAATCTATCAATCGTTTGATCAAAGGCTGTCTAGGAGGAAGTAGTCCAACCGATACGTGACGTTAAGCAAACATCGCTGTCTGAAGTCATGATGACATAAATTTCACTGActacattgttgttgttatcacCCATTGATCCAGAAAAAATGCGTATAATTGATCTGCCTCGACGGAAGTAGATAGTGTAATTGATTAGATCAAGACTTTCTTGACCGCGATGTTTTCagactacacacacacacacacacacacacacacacacacacacacacacacacacacacacactcacaaactcacCGCCTGCGaacaagacaaacaagcaaacaaacacacggtAAATTCATATATAACCTTCCGAACCTCTATTAAATCGTCTAATGACTCTGGATGGGACCCAAACTGCCGCGGGACAAGTTACATGGGCGTGCTGTCGGTGCCAGTACGTACCAAATTGACTACTTTTCTTTTCGCTGGTAGCACCCAGATTAGAACTATCGTTAAACACTGTGTTATACTTTCAAGAACGTGACTAATTTGCGTTATGAGCAATTTCGTTTCCTTCACGAATTATTGAAAATCGCTGTTCTTTGGTCTTGGACGAGGGCAAGGGATGGCGATTGAGCTGAGAGAAACGTCACTAACCGTGGATTTTGATTaacgacacaaacattaccttTCTTGAATCAGTCTCGCCCAGGTCATTCACTTTTACACATCACTTCATGATAAGGACGCGACTGTTTATAGATATGATCAGCAGTACtattaaaagaaaaaattgCAGATATACCAAAACGTTAAACCTACCTGGCTGTTCAGTACGTATTTTGATTTCCATCAAGGTTAACATATTTTGATAGCGTGTGtctcaatgtgtgtgtgtgtgtctgtgaacacgataactcgataATGCCTAccttttttattattatttttttattgcaagATATTATTTTAGATCTAGTAACCTCATAATCGTGACAGAGTTCCTAAAACCGTAAAGGGGCGGGCAGTTTCCGCCTTTCGTAAATCCAAATCAAGATGGACAATGCGGCTGACCAGTGCGTAGCAGTTATTAGAATAGTctcttgttccacttgtcaccgtTGTTACTAACGTTAGTAatttgcactgtctgtatacattttctatgcattgtttcatgtagCAATTgctagccctcgggcaagaacttccAAGAATAACTCACTTTTTTTACATCCCCCTGCATCTCAAGCTTTAGGAACTTCCTCTGATATTTTTGTATATCCCACGAAGGAGGCATTAGGgagatataacctccttgatcccaCAACAAAAGTGTAAAACTAAACAAGACAAGACCTGTAATATAGCCAAAGGCCATAACCCGGCCCCTAGGTCATTAGCATACCACCGCTTCAGCCAGTCACAGTTCCGTAGCATAAAAtatttgggaacaaataaagcAAACCATTTCTaacttgtatatatgtattctATTAGATGTTCAACTACTACGTACTGTATCCTATGCCTTTTAACTAAAAGTAAATTAGCCATACACCAGTCGCTATTCATGCGTTGCGCGTCATTTGCTAAACAAAGTCCTCTGCGGCCACGTGACCCTTGGTATGTAAATCAGCAACTGATCATTGGAAGGTGTTGCGAGGTTGCGGTGGACGTACGTCAAAGCGACAGCCTAAAGTCCCTAAGGCGCCACGAGTAGTGACTGCTTGAGTCACATTGTAGAAGAGCGACCGCACGCATTCGGGATCGTCACCCTGTTAAACAACAGAAAACCGTCACGATGACAGGAAGGCTGATTTTAATCGTGTGTCTGCTGGCGCTGACCGGGCTTGTGGCCCCGCAACACGACGACCACGACCACGCAGACGGCGAAGAACCTTTCCACGAAGTTCTGGAGCTGTTAGGAGCCGAGGAGAACAGCACGATCCTAACGACTGCACAGACCGAGGAGCTTGTGCGAAGGTTGAAGGCAAGAGTGCAGTGCACGGAACAGGACCTCGGCCAGGGCGTCACCTGCGATACGGTATGTTACTATGT contains these protein-coding regions:
- the LOC136445715 gene encoding alpha-2C adrenergic receptor-like, which codes for MSSGNSTNLSRATVSVLLQTTASVYSLPAKVAIGLAASAVMLMIIVGNILVCLAVVTERKLRHPQNWFLVSLASSDLLVGTLIMPFSLAYELMGYWAFGPVWCEIWLAMDVFACTASIFNLCLIALERYRCVVNPTAYSSPTINRRQGFLIAGAYITAAVISLPPLFGWAEPREQDDALPMCPLQQSLGYVAFSATFSFYIPLIVMVTAYICLIVASRAHLKRKLNNLPQPNPITSHQIHPKPSSKILKTIDDGHIPLKVIRSNVTVTDSRPRTPDHSQTTPFSKPGDKRNTNWHRETTTATTTITCTTDRNRGESSDSVDQDSADISKENGDGKQSKVSVQQQLPVRRDVVAEDSSLQVQTKNMFIKALQRVGTNIELQSYRNRKGEPGSCPGRVRMKMLQARERRFTLIIGLVMGAFIVCWYPFFQLYPIVVTCESCNVPEVVFKFFFWIGYCNSAANPIIYTIFNKDFRSAFLRIITCGFRKQRARGVR